The genomic DNA TTAAGTCTCTTTGAAACTCTTAGTTTGAAAAAGACTCATCATTCTCTTTCAAGTAGCATTTAGTTGGGAAAGGGAAAGATTTTCTCAATTCTTCTAACCTAAATCCTAAATTTCATCTTTCTTTAGTTTACTTAGTAGTCCGCACTTATCCACATTTTTCATAACACATCACACTCGAGCTTCATACCTTGCTATAATTTCAATACATACAAAATTGGTTAGTAATTAACAAATCACATGACACTAAAATAATGagttaaatatattaacttttcattttaatctcttaaaaaaaaacttcgatTTTTAGTCTCCtaaaagttttcaatcttcatttttagtcatttctaaactcatttaaaattcacatttttgagttaaatttttcataaaagtttaTACATaataatctctcaaaaaaaaaaaaaaaaaaaggaattttatttttgagttggTGATGGCGTGTCGGTTTAATGTACTATGGGCTGTTCCAAATTCTAGCCATAAAGGGGAAgagatactccctccggtcctatttataagagaatttttggtcaacaaaagttgatgtatctagttaaaaattcagtccaaatacattcacttttgttgacctaaatttctcttataaataggaccggaggtagtataatTTATGTGCTCTATATCTCATCTCACATACAACAGAAGCAGCAGAGAAGACAGGtactccaaaataaaaatgggaAAGGAGATTCCTCAAACACAAGCAATTCTCAACTGTATCGACCTCTCCAATCCTAACATCGACCATAACGTTGATTTACTCAAACAGGTAAACACACTAAAACAAATTCATTCTCTTATCCTTTCTGTTTGTTATTACTACTGCTACTGACAAGTAAGAAGACACTCATAAATTTCTTTCTAATTTACGTTCCGTGGCGAATAACTAAAGTCTTGCACCGATTCTGGTTTTTTCTACCTTATCAATCATGGAATAAGCCAAGACTTTATGGACGAGGTTTTTGCCCAGAGCAACACATTTTTCACTCTTCCTCTCAATGAAAAGATGAAACTTCTCCGTAACGATAGCCATAAGGGTTATACTCCTGTTCTTGATGAAATTCTTGATCCTCAAAACCAATTACATGGAGATTACAAAGAAGGGTACTATATTGGTGTTGAAGACAATGACTCTCTTCATCATAAGCCTTTTTATGGCCCTAACCAATGGCCTGCATCAGGTACTTAATAATTTGAGTCTAAGTTCTTTGATTGAATTGAGTCTTTTTTGTTATGTTCTCAACAATAAATTTTAACTCTGCCCTTTGAGATGTTCTGCCTGGATGGAGGGAGACTATGGAAGAATACCAACGCCGAGCATTGTAAGTTTTGCTCAACTTGTCTACGCTGAGACTGATAGTGTGTAGTTATTAAGCTCCAAATGTATGCTCCCTTTGTTTATATAGAAAGTAATAGATCATGCAAAACTACATCGGTTATTCATTTGGACTAAAATTATTTAGGACGACTGCTATTAGCATTGTAAAAGAGGGAAAATGGAAGAGAGAAAAGCTTCTTATCAAATATTTGTCcatttattgtttgtttatgATATATACAGAGAAGTGGGAAAAGCACTTGCAAGGATAATAGCCCTTGCACTTGGTTTGGatgctaatttttttgataaaccAGAAACCCTAAGAGAGCCCATTGCCATTTTGCGCTT from Medicago truncatula cultivar Jemalong A17 chromosome 8, MtrunA17r5.0-ANR, whole genome shotgun sequence includes the following:
- the LOC11426494 gene encoding 2-oxoglutarate-Fe(II) type oxidoreductase hxnY: MCSISHLTYNRSSREDRYSKIKMGKEIPQTQAILNCIDLSNPNIDHNVDLLKQSCTDSGFFYLINHGISQDFMDEVFAQSNTFFTLPLNEKMKLLRNDSHKGYTPVLDEILDPQNQLHGDYKEGYYIGVEDNDSLHHKPFYGPNQWPASDVLPGWRETMEEYQRRALEVGKALARIIALALGLDANFFDKPETLREPIAILRLLHYQDKVSDPSQGLYAAGAHTDYGLITLLATDDVQGLQICKNKDAKPQIWEDVTPLKGAFIVNLGDMLERWSNCTFKSTLHRVIGNGQERYSIAYFLEPGHDCLVECLPTCKSDENPPKFPPIYYRDYFSQRFKETHADLHVYSKQ